The nucleotide sequence CACCAGAAATAGTTTGAATATCACTATTTAGTACATGCATTAAATGCTCATTGTCTTTACACAAAATTTTTACAAAAATGCTCCAATTTCCAGTTGTGTAGTGGCACTCCAGTACTTCAGGAATTTTTTTAAGTTGTCTTACAGCATCAGGATTGCTCATAGCTTTGTCTAAAAAAATGCCAACGAATGCCATTGTTGTATAACCCAAAGTTTTTGGATTAATCATAAACTTTGAACCAGCCAATAAACCAGACTTCTCCAATTTTCGTAAGCGTTGATGTATAGCTGCACCAGAAATACCAACTTGACGTGCAATTTCCAGAACAGGGGTTCTGGCATCATTCATTAAGGCACGAAGTATCTTTTTATCGATACCGTCTATATGTAAGTTTTGATTTATAAACTTCATTCGTTTTTATATGACATATTAAAACGTAAAAGTACTAAAAGGATATGAGATTGAAAGCTTATATGCTTAAAGGATTATATCCTAAATAAGGCACTTCTTTTTCTTTAAATATAATTCCAAAGTCTTCTAATTCTTTTAAAATAGGTTCATATACTTCTTTAGAAATAGGGATTTGGACACCTGGAGTGGTTATTTTTTCATTTAATATGGCAAGTGTAGCTATGGCTACTGGTAACCCTACAGTTTTTGCCATAGCTGTATACGTCTGGTCTTCGCCAATGGAAACCATAGTAGAATCTATTTGATATTTTCCCCCTTTTAACTCATAGCCAAACTTATGATACATCACAATCATATCTTTATCATCTTCGTTAAGAGTCCAACTATCCATGAGTATTTTTTGTAGAATTTGAGCAGGTGTAGCCTTTTTTAATTCAACCCTTTTATTAGGATTAAAAACGTCTAACTCTTCAAGTTTATCCCAAACAATATCATCTTGATCTATTTTTAGAGCATGTCTAAATTTTAACTCTACAGAATCGGTTGGACTATATGGCAAAAAGGCATTAATAAAATCACGATAACTCATGTTTTCACTATCATCTATAGTGTAGCTATCATCAGTCATTCCAAGTACTACAAACATTTGCCAAGCGCGACTAAAACCAACACGTCGCATAGTGCCACGATACAAAGTTTTAGCACTATCTAGACCATAGGCGCTTTGATATTTTAAAGAATCACGGTTAGCATAAGCTTCAAAACGACCATAACCATCTACATCTAAAAACTCGGTACGTCTAAATAAACGATGGTAAGGAATGTATTTATAAGTGCCTTCTTGTAAAAATTTTGCTGCGCCTCCTTGCCCAGCAACGACCACATTTCTTGGATTCCATGTAAATTTATAATTCCAAAGATTATTATCACTTTCTGGAGCCACTAATCCGCCAGTAAAGGATTCAAACAGAATGACTTCACCACCTTTATCACGAATTTTATCAATAACTTGCATGGCGCTCATATGGTCAATTCCTGGATCCACACCTATTTCATTCATAAAAATAAGACCTTTATTCTTTGCTGAATCATCTAAAGCCTGCATCTCCTCACTTACATAAGATGCAGTGACCATATTTTTACCAAACTTGATACAATCTTTTGCTACTTCAATATGGTATCTTGCAGGAAGCATGGACACAACAATATCTGCAGTATTTATTGCGCTAGATCTAGCTTCTTTATCAAAAACATCAAGTGCAATAGCATTAGCGTTTTTATGATTTCCAATAAGTTTTTTAGCATTTTTAGAAGAAATATCTCCAATTGTAATATGTAGGTTTTCAGATTCAGATTTATCTAAAAAGTATTTTATTAAATAAGATGATGATTTTCCAGAACCTATAACTAATATGTTTCGCATAGTCAATTTAGTTGCGTAATTTTGATTTTTTGCTACTACGAATGTAGTAAATTGTAGGTGTTATAAAAATATAAAACAGATTTTAATATGAACAAAAAACTACTAATTACGGGAAGTGTTTTTGGAGTAATTGCTATTATTTTAGGAGCTTTTGCTTCGCATGGATTAGAGAAAGTAGTCGACAAAGATGCAATCGAAACATTTCAAGTAGGTGTTCGTTATCAAATGTATCATGCTCTATTGTTATTGTTTGTAGCACATACAGCCTATTTAAAAACGAACTTAAAAAAAGGAATACTTTATTTAGTTATTATAGGAGTAATATTGTTTTCGGGATCCATTTATGGTTTAGCAACTAATACACTTACATCTTTCGATTTTAAATCTATTGCTTTTATAACTCCAATAGGAGGTTTCTTGCTTATTCTATCTTGGATCGTTATGCTTATAAGTTTTATTAAAATTAAAGAATAATAATATTAAGTTTTTAAATCATGCTTTTATAAAAATTTATATTTTTGTACTTTAAACAACACACATAATTATGGTGGATAACACCCATACTTCGAAATCGATTTCGTTAGAAAAATATGGAATCACAAATGCAAAAGTAAATTATCAATTAACTCCAGACCAACTTCACGATATAACAATAGCTAAAGGTTTAGGTACGGAAACTTCCTCAGGAGCATTAGCTATTAATACAGGCGAATTTACAGGTCGTTCTCCTAAAGATCGGTTTATCGTAAAAGACGATATTACTAGAGATAGAGTTTGGTGGGGAAATATTAATATTCCTTTTGAGAGTGATGCGTTTCAAAAATTGTATGATAAAATAACTAATTATCTTTCCGATAAAGAAGTTTATGTTAGAGACTGTTATGCATGTGCCGACGAGAATTATCATACAAATATTCGAGTAATTAATGAGTATCCTTGGAGTAACATGTTTGCTTATAATATGTTTTTACGCCCAACTGAGAAACAGTTAGAAGGTTTTGAACCAGAATGGACAGTTATTAATGCTCCTAGTTTCATGGCAATTCCAGAGGTAGATAAAACGCGTCAACATAATTTTGCGATTTTAGACTTTACTAGAAAAACTGCTATTGTTGGAGGTACAGGGTATACTGGAGAAATTAAAAAAGGAATTTTTTCAGCATTAAATTTTGAATTACCAGTATTTAAGAATACGTTGCCTATGCATTGTAGTGCAAATGTAGGTAAAGATGGAGATACAGCTATTTTCTTTGGACTTTCGGGAACAGGTAAAACAACCTTATCTACAGATCCAAATAGAAGTTTAATTGGAGATGATGAACACGGTTGGACTAATGAAAACACTGTTTTTAATTTTGAAGGAGGTTGTTATGCCAAGGTTATTAATTTAACAAGAGATAACGAGCCTGAAATATATGATGCAATTAAGAGAGGTGCTATACTTGAAAATGTCATTCTAGATAAAGATAAGAATGTAGATTTTAAAGATATTTCAATTACTCAAAATACAAGGGTAAGCTATCCAATTTATCATATTGATAATATTCAAACACCTTCAATAGGTAAAAATCCAAAAAACATTTTCTTTTTAACAGCAGATGCTTTTGGAGTTTTACCTCCAATTTCAAAATTAACTCCAGGACAAGCAGCTTACCATTTTATTTCTGGATATACGGCAAAAGTTGCTGGAACTGAAGCTGGAATTGATGAGCCTTTACCTAGTTTTTCAGCTTGTTTTGGAGCACCATTTATGCCATTACACCCAACAAAATATGCCGAAATGCTTAGTAAAAAAATGCAAGAAGCAGGTGTAAATGTTTGGTTAGTTAATACTGGATGGACTGGAGGTCCTTACGGTGTCGGAACTAGAATGAAACTTAAATATACAAGAGCAATGATTACTGCTGCTATGGATGGATCTTTAGAAGCAGCAAATAAAGATAATTATGATATTCATACAGTTTTTAAAGTTGCGCAGCCTAGAACATGCCCAAATGTACCATCTGACGTATTAAGTCCAAGACAAACTTGGAATAATGACAAAGGCTATTATGATACAGCTGATAAATTAGCTCAATCATTTAGAGAAAATTTCAAGAAATTTGAGGAGTTTGCTAATGAAGAAATTTTAGCAGGAGCTCCTAATGTAAGGTAAGATACCTAGACATACTTTATATAAAAAAGGGTGATTTATTAAAATCACCCTTTTTTATATAAAGTATAATAAGTTAAGTTACTTTTTATTAACCGTTTGAATATATTTTTCTAAAGCCATAGTCATGGATGGCGTTTCAGGAGTTGGAGCAGCAATGTCCACTCTTAATCCTTTGTTTTCAACTGCTTCAATGGTTGTATTTCCAAAAACAGCAATTCGTGTTTCCTTTTGCTGAAAATCAGGAAAATTATGGAATAGAGAATCAATCCCTGAAGGGCTAAAAAACACTAAAACATCATAATACACATTAGCCAAATCAGATAAATCACTAATCACAGTTTTGTAGAAAGTTGCTTGTTTCCATACGACTCCTAAACTATTTAAAGTTTCAGGAACTAAAGGCTTTACTTTATCTGTTGTTGGAAGTAAAAATTTTTCATCTTTATACTTCTTAATTAAAGGTGTTAAATCTGGAAAATTGCGCTTTCCAACATAAATTTTTCTTTTTCTATACACAACATATTTCTGTAAATAGAACGCAACAGCTTCCGATTGACAAAAATATTTCATAGTGTCAGGAACTTTAAAGCGCATTTCATCTGCTACTCTAAAAAAATGGTCTACAGCATTTCTACTGGTTAAAATAATTGCAGTATAGCTACTAAGATCTACTTTTTGTAATCTTATTTCTTTTGCAGAGACACCCTCAACATGAATAAAAGGTCTAAAGTCAATTTTTACACGTTGCTTTTCTTGTAAATCAAAGTAAGGAGAATTTTCTACTTTAGGCTCTGGTTGAGAAACCAAAATTGTTTTTACTTTCATAGGTTGACTTAGCTTTTACACTTAATTAACTATTAATAAATAGCTTATATAAAATTACATAAGGTGCGATTTCAAGTGCGCAAAGATACAAAATAAAATAGAAAATGTTATTTATTATTGTTTTTTGGTGCGTTTTAAAAGATGTAATAAAGCCTATTAAGTTGATTAAGAATAATAATCCAAATATTACAAAAAAGACATTGACGCTTAAAGGAATAGTAAACACTAACAATATATTAATGGGAAGCAATAATAATCCAGTAAAATTCTTGTAATTTGTTTTTTGAAAAAGATATGAATCCATGAGTGTATCTATTTCAAAAAGACTCCCAATAATACGTTCTAATAAAACTTTAATAAGGATGATAGCTCCAATACCTAATAAAATTTTTAAGAACAAGATTATGTTAAAAGTAATATTTTCTACAAAGGTTGAATAGCCTAAAAAACAAAAAAGAGATAATGAAATAATTAAATTTATAAATAATAAAGCATCAAATTGATCAATAAATTTTTGGTCTCTAGCATATATTTTTAAATACTTTGAGTTACTTACAAGCAATAAAAAGTCATTAAACCTTGTCGAAAAAGATCGTTTAGCCAATGCTAAAATAGATAGGCATAAAACAAAGAAAACAGTAAACCACTCGTTTGAGATTATTTCGCGTAACATAATTGCTAAATTATGAAGAATATTTCTATAAAATTAATGCTGTAAAAAACTTACTTTTGCTAAAATTAGTTTTTTAATGCAAGACGCAATTGTTATTATACCAACTTTTAATGAAATTGAGAATATTGAAGCCATTATTAGGGCAACATTTTCATTAGAAAAGAGATTTCATGTTTTGGTTGTTGATGATAACTCTCCAGATTTGACGGCATTAAAAGTAAAAGAACTTCAAAAAGAGTTTAAAGAACATCTGTTTTTAGAAGTTAGGAAGGAAAAATCTGGTTTAGGAACTGCTTATATTCATGGGTTTAAATGGTGCTTAGAAAAAGGATATAATTATATTTTCGAAATGGATGCTGATTTTTCTCATAATCCAAAAGACCTTCCAAAATTATATGAAGCATGCTATATTGATGGCGCCGATATGTCTATTGGGTCTAGATATGCCACAGGTGTGAATGTTGTTAATTGGCCAATGTCAAGAGTTTTACTATCCTATTTAGCATCAAAATATGTACGCATAATTACTGGAATGAAAATTCATGATACTACTGCGGGTTTTGTATGTTACAAAAGAAAAGTTCTAGAGAGTGTTGGTTTAGATAAAGTGAAGTTTGTAGGTTATGCATTTCAAATTGAAATGAAATTTAAGGCTTATCTGCAAAACTTTAAAATCACTGAAGTTCCTGTGATTTTCACTGATAGAACAAAAGGTGAATCAAAATTAAGCAGTGGCATAATTTCTGAGGCTATATTTGGAGTTATTTCTATGAAGTTTAAAAGTTTATTTAGAAAAAGATAACATGAGTAATAAAAAAGTACTTATTAAAAATGCTAGAATAGTAAACGAAGGACGCATTACTAATGGAGATATTTTAACTGAAGGTGAAGTTATTAAAGAAATAAGTAATTCAATTAATGTATTAGATGCTCAAATAATAGATGCTAAAAATAAATATGTACTACCAGGAGTTATTGACGACCAAGTGCATTTTCGAGAGCCAGGGTTAACACATAAAGCAACTATTGCTACAGAATCTAGAGCTGCAGCTGCAGGAGGAATTACTTCATTTATAGAAATGCCTAATACAAATCCTCAAACGACCACTATTGAGAAATTGGAAGATAAATTTGAAATTGCTTCTAAAACATCGTTTGTAAATTACTCTTTTATGTTTGGTGGAACTAATGACAATTTAGAGGAGATTTTAAAAGTAGATGCAAAAAACGTTGCTGGCTTGAAACTTTTTCTAGGCTCTTCCACAGGGAATATGTTGGTAGACAATCCTGAAGTATTGGAAAAAATATTTTCAAGCACAAGTTTACTAATTAGTGTGCATTGTGAAGATGAAGCGACAATAAGAAAGAACACAAAACAATATGTAGAAAAATATGGAGATGATATTCCATTAAAATACCATCCAATTATTAGAAGTGAAGAAGCTTGCTATTTATCTTCTTCTAAAGCTATAGAACTTGCAAAGAAAACCGGAGCGAGACTACACGTATTTCATTTATCTACTGGAAAAGAAACAAACTTGTTCTCTAATAAAATTCCGTTGAGAGATAAAAAAATCACAGCAGAAGTTTGTATACACCATTTATGGTTTTCAGACAAAGATTACGATGAAAAAGGGGCTTTAATCAAGTGGAATCCTGCGGTTAAAACAGAAACTGACAGAGACCAATTATGGGAAGCATTATTAGATGATAGACTTGATGTTATTGCTACCGATCATGCCCCACATACTTTAGAGGAAAAAAATAACGTTTATACAAAAGCACCTTCTGGAGGACCATTAGTACAACATGCACTTGTAGCTATGTTTGAAGCACATCATCAAGGAAGGATTTCTATTGAGAAATTAGTTGAGAAGATGTGCCATAACCCAGCGATATTGTTTCAGATAGAAAAAAGAGGCTATCTTAAGGAAGGTTATTTTGCAGATATTGTGATTGTTGATGATAATGATCCTTGGACTGTAGAAAAAGAGAATGTGCTGTATAAATGTAAATGGTCTCCTTTTGAAGGGACAACGTTTAAATCGAGGATAACACATACTTTGGTAAATGGACAATTAGTTTATGAGAATTCAAATTTCCATGAGGTAAAAGCCGCCAAACGATTAACTTTTAATAGGTAATGAAGCATTATAAAATTTTTGCGATTGTATGTATTTTAGTTTGTATAGGTTGTAATTCTAATCGTATTGAAAAACCAAAAAAACCTAAAAACTTGATTAAAAAGGAAAAAATGGTTAACATATTATACGATATGTCAATTTTAACAGCTTCAAAAGGAGTGAATAAGAAAGTGCTTGAAAATAATGGCATCATGCCAGAAAGTTTTATATTCGAGAAATACGACATAGATAGTATACAATTTGTTTTAAGTAATGAGTATTATGCATATAATTTAGATACTTACGAGGAAATTTATAATAACGTTAAAGCGCGACTAACCAAAGAAAAAGAACATTTAGACTCACTTAATAATATTGAAGCTGAACAAAGAAAAGAATTACGAGATCAAAGAGATTCGCTTAATAAGAAAGGAATCTCTACAATTCCTTTAAAAAAAATTGACACGTCTCAGTTAGAGATTCGTCAATAGTTTTAAAACGATAGTTTAAGGCTTCTGTTATTTTTTTATTGCTAAAATATGCTTTTCTAGTAATCGTTTTGGTAGTCTGTTTAAAAAGGCGACGCTTTTTGTTCAATAAAAAACTACGTAACCAATCTAATCTCCAAGCTAGACTTAATAAAAATTTTGAAGCTTCTTTATTTGGAGCATTAACTTTTAAGTGGGTTGCTGTTTTTGTGAAAAAATCTTGGTAAGATAAATTTTCAGATACTAAAATAAATCGCTCATTAGTTATGTTGCTCTCCATTAATTGCATCATCGAATTAACAACATCCATAACATCCACATAGCCAGTAATACCTTTTGTAAATCTAGAAACACCTCTATAAACCATCTTAATCAAACTACCACTTCCACCACCTTTCCAAAAACCAGGGCCTATAATAATACCTGGATTTACAATAACAGCATTTAAACCTTCTTGAGTGCCTCGCCACACTTCAATTTCGGCACCATATTTTGTAATAGCATAAACACTTTGTTCTGCCTCAGGATTCCAGTGACTTTCTTCAGTAATTAACTTGTTGTTTTCTTCTTTGCCAATAGTTGCAATAGAACTTACATAGCAGATTTTTTTTACCTTATGAGAAATGCTAATATTAACAATGTTTGCTGTTCCTTCAATATTAATCTGTCTTAAAGCTTGGTATTCTTTAGTATCAAAAGAAATAAACGCAGCGCAATGATATACATGAGTTACATTTTTAAAAGCAATTTCTAAGCTTGGAATATCATTTAGAGTTGCTTCAATCCACTCAATTTTTGAAAAAAAGACTTCATAGTTAGTTGAATAATAAGAAAAAACGCGTTTAACAGCTTTAATTTTTTCTTTGTTCCTATAAATTGCCTTTACTTTTTCGCCACTTTCAACTAATTTATAGAGTAAATGACTTCCAACTAAACCTGTTCCGCCTGTAACTAATATCATAGAACTAAATTACTGTTTTTTCTTTTCTCATCATTGCTTAAAAAATTATCTTTGTTCAAATTTTTAAATCAAATGGCAAAGAATTTTATTGAAGAATTAACATGGAGAGGAATGGTACACGATACCATGCCTGGAGTTGAAGAGCATTTAATG is from Pontimicrobium sp. SW4 and encodes:
- a CDS encoding Lrp/AsnC ligand binding domain-containing protein, encoding MKFINQNLHIDGIDKKILRALMNDARTPVLEIARQVGISGAAIHQRLRKLEKSGLLAGSKFMINPKTLGYTTMAFVGIFLDKAMSNPDAVRQLKKIPEVLECHYTTGNWSIFVKILCKDNEHLMHVLNSDIQTISGVSRTETFISLDQQIDRQIKI
- a CDS encoding saccharopine dehydrogenase C-terminal domain-containing protein; this translates as MRNILVIGSGKSSSYLIKYFLDKSESENLHITIGDISSKNAKKLIGNHKNANAIALDVFDKEARSSAINTADIVVSMLPARYHIEVAKDCIKFGKNMVTASYVSEEMQALDDSAKNKGLIFMNEIGVDPGIDHMSAMQVIDKIRDKGGEVILFESFTGGLVAPESDNNLWNYKFTWNPRNVVVAGQGGAAKFLQEGTYKYIPYHRLFRRTEFLDVDGYGRFEAYANRDSLKYQSAYGLDSAKTLYRGTMRRVGFSRAWQMFVVLGMTDDSYTIDDSENMSYRDFINAFLPYSPTDSVELKFRHALKIDQDDIVWDKLEELDVFNPNKRVELKKATPAQILQKILMDSWTLNEDDKDMIVMYHKFGYELKGGKYQIDSTMVSIGEDQTYTAMAKTVGLPVAIATLAILNEKITTPGVQIPISKEVYEPILKELEDFGIIFKEKEVPYLGYNPLSI
- a CDS encoding DUF423 domain-containing protein; its protein translation is MNKKLLITGSVFGVIAIILGAFASHGLEKVVDKDAIETFQVGVRYQMYHALLLLFVAHTAYLKTNLKKGILYLVIIGVILFSGSIYGLATNTLTSFDFKSIAFITPIGGFLLILSWIVMLISFIKIKE
- the pckA gene encoding phosphoenolpyruvate carboxykinase (ATP) encodes the protein MVDNTHTSKSISLEKYGITNAKVNYQLTPDQLHDITIAKGLGTETSSGALAINTGEFTGRSPKDRFIVKDDITRDRVWWGNINIPFESDAFQKLYDKITNYLSDKEVYVRDCYACADENYHTNIRVINEYPWSNMFAYNMFLRPTEKQLEGFEPEWTVINAPSFMAIPEVDKTRQHNFAILDFTRKTAIVGGTGYTGEIKKGIFSALNFELPVFKNTLPMHCSANVGKDGDTAIFFGLSGTGKTTLSTDPNRSLIGDDEHGWTNENTVFNFEGGCYAKVINLTRDNEPEIYDAIKRGAILENVILDKDKNVDFKDISITQNTRVSYPIYHIDNIQTPSIGKNPKNIFFLTADAFGVLPPISKLTPGQAAYHFISGYTAKVAGTEAGIDEPLPSFSACFGAPFMPLHPTKYAEMLSKKMQEAGVNVWLVNTGWTGGPYGVGTRMKLKYTRAMITAAMDGSLEAANKDNYDIHTVFKVAQPRTCPNVPSDVLSPRQTWNNDKGYYDTADKLAQSFRENFKKFEEFANEEILAGAPNVR
- a CDS encoding uroporphyrinogen-III synthase; its protein translation is MKVKTILVSQPEPKVENSPYFDLQEKQRVKIDFRPFIHVEGVSAKEIRLQKVDLSSYTAIILTSRNAVDHFFRVADEMRFKVPDTMKYFCQSEAVAFYLQKYVVYRKRKIYVGKRNFPDLTPLIKKYKDEKFLLPTTDKVKPLVPETLNSLGVVWKQATFYKTVISDLSDLANVYYDVLVFFSPSGIDSLFHNFPDFQQKETRIAVFGNTTIEAVENKGLRVDIAAPTPETPSMTMALEKYIQTVNKK
- a CDS encoding DUF4271 domain-containing protein, producing the protein MLREIISNEWFTVFFVLCLSILALAKRSFSTRFNDFLLLVSNSKYLKIYARDQKFIDQFDALLFINLIISLSLFCFLGYSTFVENITFNIILFLKILLGIGAIILIKVLLERIIGSLFEIDTLMDSYLFQKTNYKNFTGLLLLPINILLVFTIPLSVNVFFVIFGLLFLINLIGFITSFKTHQKTIINNIFYFILYLCALEIAPYVILYKLFINS
- a CDS encoding polyprenol monophosphomannose synthase: MQDAIVIIPTFNEIENIEAIIRATFSLEKRFHVLVVDDNSPDLTALKVKELQKEFKEHLFLEVRKEKSGLGTAYIHGFKWCLEKGYNYIFEMDADFSHNPKDLPKLYEACYIDGADMSIGSRYATGVNVVNWPMSRVLLSYLASKYVRIITGMKIHDTTAGFVCYKRKVLESVGLDKVKFVGYAFQIEMKFKAYLQNFKITEVPVIFTDRTKGESKLSSGIISEAIFGVISMKFKSLFRKR
- a CDS encoding dihydroorotase, with product MSNKKVLIKNARIVNEGRITNGDILTEGEVIKEISNSINVLDAQIIDAKNKYVLPGVIDDQVHFREPGLTHKATIATESRAAAAGGITSFIEMPNTNPQTTTIEKLEDKFEIASKTSFVNYSFMFGGTNDNLEEILKVDAKNVAGLKLFLGSSTGNMLVDNPEVLEKIFSSTSLLISVHCEDEATIRKNTKQYVEKYGDDIPLKYHPIIRSEEACYLSSSKAIELAKKTGARLHVFHLSTGKETNLFSNKIPLRDKKITAEVCIHHLWFSDKDYDEKGALIKWNPAVKTETDRDQLWEALLDDRLDVIATDHAPHTLEEKNNVYTKAPSGGPLVQHALVAMFEAHHQGRISIEKLVEKMCHNPAILFQIEKRGYLKEGYFADIVIVDDNDPWTVEKENVLYKCKWSPFEGTTFKSRITHTLVNGQLVYENSNFHEVKAAKRLTFNR
- a CDS encoding DUF4296 domain-containing protein, translating into MKHYKIFAIVCILVCIGCNSNRIEKPKKPKNLIKKEKMVNILYDMSILTASKGVNKKVLENNGIMPESFIFEKYDIDSIQFVLSNEYYAYNLDTYEEIYNNVKARLTKEKEHLDSLNNIEAEQRKELRDQRDSLNKKGISTIPLKKIDTSQLEIRQ
- a CDS encoding NAD-dependent epimerase/dehydratase family protein, whose amino-acid sequence is MILVTGGTGLVGSHLLYKLVESGEKVKAIYRNKEKIKAVKRVFSYYSTNYEVFFSKIEWIEATLNDIPSLEIAFKNVTHVYHCAAFISFDTKEYQALRQINIEGTANIVNISISHKVKKICYVSSIATIGKEENNKLITEESHWNPEAEQSVYAITKYGAEIEVWRGTQEGLNAVIVNPGIIIGPGFWKGGGSGSLIKMVYRGVSRFTKGITGYVDVMDVVNSMMQLMESNITNERFILVSENLSYQDFFTKTATHLKVNAPNKEASKFLLSLAWRLDWLRSFLLNKKRRLFKQTTKTITRKAYFSNKKITEALNYRFKTIDESLTETCQFFLKEL